Proteins co-encoded in one Prunus persica cultivar Lovell chromosome G6, Prunus_persica_NCBIv2, whole genome shotgun sequence genomic window:
- the LOC18772750 gene encoding iron-sulfur assembly protein IscA, chloroplastic has protein sequence MAFSAITTHCPSLLRPPTNLPVTFSPPNSISFRFSKNNLSRRKPLSIRSTSTSAAPKTEGLAPAISLTDNALKHFNKMRSERGEDLCLRIGVKQGGCSGMSYTMDFESRANARPDDSVIEYNGFVMVCDPKSLLFLYGMQLDYSDALIGGGFSFKNPNATQTCGCGKSFAAEM, from the exons ATGGCGTTCTCTGCAATTACTACGCACTGCCCCTCTCTTCTTCGTCCGCCGACGAACCTCCCTGTAACCTTTTCACCTCCTAATTCAATTTCGTTTCGATTTTCAAAGAATAATCTCAGCCGTAGAAAACCCCTTTCAATTCGATCAACTTCAACTTCgg CTGCACCGAAAACTGAGGGGCTTGCACCTGCAATTTCACTTACGGATAACGCATTGAAGCACTTCAATAAGATGAGATCTGAACGCGGTGAAGACTTATGCTTGAGAATTGGTGTCAAACAGGGTGGGTGCTCTGGCATGTCGTATACAATGGACTTTGAGAGTAGGGCCAACGCAAGGCCAGATGATTCCGTCATTGAATATAATGGTTTTGTTATGG TTTGTGATCCGAAGAGCCTCCTCTTCTTGTATGGCATGCAATTGGATTACAGTGACGCTCTTATCGGTGGAGGCTTTTCTTTCAAGAACCCCAATGCCACACAAACATGTGGTTGCGGTAAATCTTTTGCGGCGGAGATGTAG
- the LOC18772940 gene encoding ras-related protein Rab7, translating to MDISMKRRTLLKVIVLGDSGVGKTSLMNQYVYKKFHRQYKATIGADFVTKELQIDDKLVTLQVWDTAGQERFHSLGAAFYRGADCCVLVYDVNVSKSFETLQNWHEEFLKQADPTDPEAFPFVLLGNKIDVDGGNSRAVSEKKAREWCASKGNIPYFETSAKEDYNVDEAFLCIAKTGMINEHEQDIYFQGISETVSEAEQRGRCAC from the exons ATGGATATTTCTATGAAAAGAAGAACTCTGCTTAAGGTCATTGTCCTTGGAGATAGTGG GGTGGGAAAGACGTCTTTGATGAATCA ATATGTGTACAAGAAGTTCCATCGACAGTATAAAGCTACGATCGGTGCTGATTTCGTCACGAAGGAACTTCAGATTGATGACAAGTTGGTGACTTTGCAA GTTTGGGACACAGCGGGGCAAGAAAGATTTCATAGTCTTGGAGCTGCGTTTTATAGGGGAGCCGATTGCTGTGTTCTTGTGTATGATGTAAATGTGAGCAAATCATTTGAAACACTTCAGAACTGGCATGAAGAGTTTCTCAAACAG GCTGATCCGACTGACCCCGAGGCATTTCCCTTCGTATTACTTGGAAACAAAATCGATGTAGATGGTGGAAACAGCCGAGCG GTTTCTGAGAAGAAGGCTAGAGAGTGGTGTGCTTCAAAGGGAAACATACCCTACTTTGAGACCTCTGCGAAAGAGGATTATAATGTCGACGAAGCGTTTCTATGCATTGCGAAAACAGGAATGATCAATGAACATGAACAAGACAT TTACTTCCAAGGTATTTCAGAAACTGTTTCAGAAGCAGAGCAAAGAGGAAGATGTGCATGCTAA
- the LOC18774779 gene encoding probable WRKY transcription factor 51, producing the protein MDCLQNPNPSSAGPYHFGESIDPSMDFDEFSDYFMLDYDVDDHQDSSSLSTVSPEKFMADRSTGSSGGATSRNSNNNMKCRNEGRRNKIEMGHRVAFRTKSELEVMDDGFKWRKYGKKSVKNSPNPRNYYKCSSGGCNVKKRVERDREDSSYVITTYDGVHNHESPCVVYYNQMPPPVDPNNIWTLRASSQSSASS; encoded by the exons ATGGACTGTCTTCAGaatccaaaccctagctcTGCCGGCCCTTATCACTTTGGAGAGAGCATCGATCCTTCCATGGATTTTGATGAGTTTTCAGACTATTTCATGCTTGATTATGATGTTGATGATCATCAAGATTCTTCGTCTTTAAGCACCGTGTCGCCGGAGAAGTTCATGGCTGACCGCTCTACTGGATCCAGTGGTGGTGCAACATCAAGAAATAGCAACAATAATAT gaaatGCAGAAATGAGGGGAGGAGAAACAAGATAGAAATGGGTCATAGGGTTGCTTTCAGAACTAAATCGGAGCTGGAGGTTATGGATGATGGATTCAAGTGGAGGAAGTACGGAAAGAAGTCAGTCAAGAACAGCCCAAATCCAAG AAATTACTACAAATGTTCAAGTGGAGGGTGCAATGTAAAGAAGAGGGTGGAGAGGGACCGAGAAGACTCGAGCTATGTGATAACCACATACGATGGAGTGCACAATCATGAGAGCCCTTGTGTGGTATATTACAACCAGATGCCTCCTCCTGTGGATCCCAACAACATTTGGACTTTGCGAGCTTCTTCACAGTCTTCGGCTTCCTCATAG